The segment CGGAGTTCGCCGGCGCCCGCGTGCCGGCCGATTCGCTGCCTAGGGAAGATCGTGACCTGGTGATGGTCGACAAGCCCAACTCGATCGCCCTGCGCGCCGCGATGGTGGCCAGCGGAGACGCCGACCTTCTGGCAACGCTGCGCTGGGGTTACGAGTGGGACATCGGCGCCGCGGCCCTGATCGCCCGCGAAGCCGGGGCCGCCGTGACTGACGCCTTGGGGCGCGCGCTGAATTACAACAAGCGCGATCCGCGCGCCTTCGGCTTGTTGATCAGTGCCCCGGCCATCCACTCTGCTGCGGTCGGGCGACTGGCGGATCGGGCGGCGGCGATCGCCGGCTGACCGGAACCACAGCTTCGCGCGCGACTTGACGGAGTAGAGCCACCGTTCAAAAAAACGACGGCAACTGCGAAAGTTTGCGTTGATGGATAATTGTGCGACCGGCGTGCCCGGTCTCGACGAGATATTGGCAGGCGGCCTGTTCAGGGGGCGGCTGTATCTGGTGGAGGGAAGCCCCGGTACGGGCAAGACCACCCTGGCGAGCCAGTTCCTCATGGAAGGGGCCCGGAACGGCGAGACCGGCCTTTACATCACTTTGTCCGAGACCGAGGAGGAACTGCGCGCCGGCGCTGCCTCCCACGGCTGGGCGTTCGATCCGAAGTTCGAGATCTTCGAACTCGCGCCGCCGGAAAGTCTGCTGAACGACCAGCAGGAGCAGAGCCTGCTCTATTCATCCGACCTGGAGCTGGGCGAGACGACCCGGCGCATCTTCGAAGCGTTCGAACGGGTGAAGCCATCGCGGGTGGTGCTCGACAGCCTGTCGGAGATTCGGCTGCTGGCGCAAAGCTCGTTGCGGTACCGGCGGCAGATTCTCGCGCTCAAGCACTACTTCGCGAAGAATTCCGCTACCGTGATGATGCTGGACGATCTTACGGCAGAGGCGCTCGACAAGACGGTCCACAGCGTCGCCCACGCGGTGATCCGGCTGGAGGAACTGTCGCCAACCTATGGCGCCGAGCGCCGGCGCCTGCGGGTGCTCAAGTATCGCGGGCGACGCTATCGCGGCGGCTACCACGATTTCGTGATCGACACCGGCGGCACCCGAGTGTTCCCACGCCTGATTTCGGCGGAGCATCGCGCTTCCTTCAAGCGGGAAACCGTCCCGGTGCTGAATACCGCGTTGAACGACTTGCTGGGCGGGGGGCTGCCGCGCGGCGCGAGCAACCTGATCCTGGGCCCTGCCGGTACCGGCAAGTCGCTGCTTACGCTGACTTTCATCCAGGCAGCCGTCGAGCGGGGTGAGAATGCGGCGATGTTCGTGTTCGACGAGGAACTCGGATTGCTGTTCGAACGCGCCAAGGGGATGGGCATCGACCTTCAGGCAAAGGTCGACGCCGGACGCCTGATCATCGAACAGATCGATGCAGCCGAGCTGACCCCCGGCGAGTTCTCCGAGCGGGTCAGGCGGTGCGTCGAAAAGTACGGCGCGCGCACGGTCGTCATCGACAGTCTCAACGGCTTCCAGGCCGCGATGCCGGAAGAACAGGCCCTGATCCTGCATATGCACGAACTGCTGCAGTATCTGAACCGGCAGGGCGCCACGACTTTCCTGACCGTCGCGCAGCATGGGCTGGTGGGCGACATGAAATCACCAGTCGACGTGACCTATCTGGCCGACACGGTGATCCTGTTGCGCTATTTCGAGGCGTTGGGCCGGGTTCGCCGAGCCATTTCGGTGGTCAAGAAGCGTACCGGTCCGCACGAGGACACCATTCGCGAATATATGATCGGCCCCAGCGGAATCACGCTGGGTGAGCCGCTGGTTGGTTTCCAGGGCGTCCTGCGCGGGGTGCCCGACCTGGTGGGTGACCCGGTCGGACTGCTGGATACGTCCACGGCGTGAGCATCCATTGAACCGTACCCTGTCCGAACGGGCGATCGTCCTCGCCCCTTTAGGCCGCGATGCCGCGGTCGCGACGGCGGTGCTGGCGGAGGCGGGGCTCGATGCCGCCGCGGTCGCCGACGTGCCCGGGTTCGTCGCCGCCTTGCGCGAGGGCGCTGGGTTCGCGATCGTCACGGAAGACGCGTTGCGGGGCTCCGATCTGCGGGCGGTGGCGGAATTTCTCGCTGAACAGGCCGAATGGTCCGATTTCCCGTTCATCGTCCTGACCGCGCGCGGCGGCGGGATCGAGCGGAACCCGGCGGCGTCACGACTGCTCGAGATGCTGGGCAACGTCACCTTTCTGGAGCGGCCGTTTCACCCAACCTCGCTGGTCAGCCTCGCGCGTTCGGCCCGGCGGGCACGGCTCCGCCAGTACGAAGCGCGCCGCCGGCTCGAGGAAATCCGCGAGGGGCAGGAGCGGATGAGCCTGGCGCTCAGCGCCGGCCGGCTGGGTTCGTGGTCGTTCCACCTCGCGACCGGCGATCTCACCACCTCTCCTGAGGGGAAGGCACATTATGGTCGTGCGCCCGATGAACCGCTGACCCTCGAAGACCTGCGTGATGCCATCCATCCCGATGATCTGCCGCGCTGGGAACAGGCGGTGGCCGGCAGCGTCGAATCGGGGCGTGACCTGGATATCGAGTACCGCTGCATCTGGCCGGATCGCTCGCTTCACCGGGTCAAGATCAATGGCCGGATCGAACGCGACGCCGCGGACGTCGCGGTACGCATTGTGGGGGTCAGCCAGGATGTTACGTCCGCCCGTGCCACTGAGCACCGCCGGGCCGCGTTGCTCGCCCTGGGTGACGGCTTGCGCAACAAGCTCGAACCGACCGAAATGACTTTCCTCGCCGCAGAAATCCTGAGCACGACGCTAGGGGTCAGCCGCGCGGGATACGGCATCATCGATCCGGCCGCCGAGACCATCACGATCGAGCGGGACTGGAACCAGCCGGGCACCCGGTCCATCGCAGGCGTGCTGCAGTTCCGCGATTACGGATCGTACATCGAGGAGCTTAAGAGGGGAGAGACCGTCGTCGTCGCGGATGCCCGGCTCGATCCCCGGACCGCGGACACCGCGAGTGAACTGGAAGCGATCCACGCCCGATCATTCATCAACATGCCGCTGATCGACCACAACAATTTCGTGGCGCTGCTATTTCTCAATCACGAGCATGTCCGCGAGTGGACCCCGGCCGAACTGGCGTTCGTCCGCGATGTGGCGGACCGAACGCACGCCGCGGTGGAACGGCGCGTGGCCGAACAAGCCCTCGCCAGTCTGGCGGAGAATCTCGAGCAGCAAGTCGACGAGCGCACGCGCGAAAGCGAGGCCGCGCAGGAGCAATTGCGCCAATCCCAGAAGATGGAGGCCGTGGGGCAGCTGACCGGGGGGCTGGCGCACGATTTCAACAACTTGCTGATGGGGGTGTCCGGCGCGCTGGACCTGATCGGGCGGCGCGCGAAGCAGGAACGGTTCGCAGAGATTCCCAAGTATCTCGAAATGGCGGAAGGCGGCATCGCGCGCGCGGCCGGCCTGACGCACAGGTTGCTGGCGTTCTCCCGCCGGCAGACCCTCGATCCCAAGCCGACTGATCTCAAGTCCGTGGTCGCCAACCTGGCGGACTTTCTGCAACGGTCGGTCGGTCCGTCGATCTCCGTTACGGTGCAGCATCAGATGACGCTGTGGCCCACATTGATCGACCAGAACCAGTTCGAGAACGCGCTGCTCAACCTGTGCATTAACGCGCGCGATGCGATGCCTGATGGCGGCGAAATCGTTATCGAAACGGAAAACCGCACCGTCGATCAGACGGGTAGCGCCGCCGACGCGCCTGAACCCGGCGATTATGTCCGCATCACGGTGAGCGACACCGGCACCGGCATGGCGGCGGACATCATCGAGCGCGCGTTCGACCCGTTCTACACCACCAAGCCGCTGGGTGAGGGTACCGGCCTGGGCCTGTCGATGGTCTATGGCTTCGTGCGCCAGTCGGGTGGTCATGTGCGGATCGAATCGCAAGTGGGCGAGGGGACCGCGGTCCATCTCTACTTCCCGCGTTCGGAGCATCGCGAAGCGATCGCGACCGCGCCTTCCCGGCAGGAGCGGCGCGATCAGCCGAACCGCGGGGAGACGGTGATGATCGTGGATGACGAGGTGCTGATCCGCACGCTGGTTGCCGAATCGCTGGAGGAGCTGGGCTACCGGACAATCCAGGCCAGCGACGGCGTCCAGGCACTCGGCATGATCGGCGATGCCTCTGGCATCGACCTGCTGATTACCGACGTGGGGCTGCCGAACGGCCTTAATGGCCGGCAGCTGGCCGACGCGGCGCGCACGCGCAGGCCCGATCTCAACGTGCTGTTCATCACCGGATACGCGGAGAACACGGTGTTCGGCGACGCTCCGCTGGACGGCGGGATGCACCTGCTGACCAAGCCGTTCGAGCTTGGCGAGCTCGCTCGCCGGGTAAGCGAGCTGACCCGCGCGCAAACCTGATTGCCGAGCGGCTGGGGCCGGCGGACGGAACGCAAACATACATAAAAAGGGCCGGCCCCTGACGGAGCCGGCCCTTTCCGCGTGCGACCGCGCGGTATCGTGCGTCAGTTGGCGGCGTTCGCCTCGGCCTGGCTGATCGGGATGATCTTCACCTCGACCCGGCGATTGGCCGGCTCGTTGACGTTGTCCCCGGTCTGCACCTTGAGGTTGGTTTCGCCAAAGCCCAGCCAGCGGATGCGCGACGAGCTGACCCCGCGGCTGATCAGGTAGTTCGCAACCGCCTGCGCGCGCTGTTCGGACAGGCGCTGGTTCGAGGTCGCCGACCCGACGGTATCGGTGTAGCCGTACACGTCCACCAGGCTGTTGGGGTACTGTTGCAGGCTCGCAGCGACCCGATCGAGCAGGGTCTGGAAGCCCGAGTTGATCTGATAGCTGCCGGTGGTGAAGGTCACGCCCTCAGGCAGATTGACGAGGATCGCCTGGCCGCCATCGACTTCGTTCACATCGATTCCCGAACCGGCGGTCTGATCCTTCAGTTCGCGGATCTGGTTGTCCATCCGGTAGCCGGCGTAGCCGCCCAGCGCACCGCCCGCGACTGCCCCGGCGATACGTGCGGTCCGGCCGCCGATCAGGCCGCCCAGCAACGCGCCGCCGCCCGCGCCGAGCACGCCGCCGATCGCCGCGCGGGAGATCTTCTGCTCGCCGGTGTTGGGATCGGTGACGCAGGCCGAAACGCCCACCAGCGAAACCGCGGCGATGGCCGCGGTGAACTTGCGCGAAGTCTTCATTGGGTAATCCCCTTTTTCTATCGTTCGTCCGCCGCGTGAAGCATTTGCCGCACGCCGAGGCGGGCGCGCCCTACCCGCGCCTCCAGCCCCTCAACGAACGCGCGCGCACGGCGGTTCCCGCTGGCAGCGGGGCGGTTTTGTGCTAGCGCGGGTCGCGTGACACCGTTTCCCTGGACCGACGTCCTGATCATCGCCGGCTTGCTCCTGCTCAACGGGGTGTTCGCCATGAGCGAGCTGGCCATCGTTTCGGCCAAGCCCTCGCGCCTCAAGGCGATCGCCGACCGCGGCAGCAAGGGGGCCAAAGTGGCCCAGGCCCTGGCCGGGGATCCCGGAAAATTCCTCTCGACCGTGCAGATCGGGATCACCATGGTCGGAATCGTCGCCGGCGCCTATTCGGGATCCAGCCTGGGCGGTCCAGTGGGTGAGCGTCTGGCCGCGCTCGGCATTCCGGCGGAATATGCACCCGAAGCTGGCTTTGCGCTGGTGATCGCGATCACCACGTATTTCAGCGTCGTCGTGGGCGAACTGGTGCCCAAGCAGATCGCGCTGCGCGCCGCCGTGCCCATCGCGCTGATCGCCGCGCAGCCGATGGCGTTGCTGTCGCGGGTGGCGATGCCGGTGGTCTGGCTGCTCGACACCTCGTCTTCGCTGCTGATCCGCCTGCTCGGCGTGCGCGCGGCAGGGCAGGGCACGGTCACGTCGGAAGAACTGCACATGATCTTCACCGAGGCGACTCATTCCGGCGTGATCGAAAAGGGCCAGAGCCAGATTCTGGCCGGGGTGGTTCGCCTGGCCGAGCGGCCCGTGCGCGAACTGATGACTCCGCGCACCGAACTCGACTGGCTCGATCTCAACGCGCCCGAGGTGGATCTGCGCGCGCGGATCGACGCCAGCCCGCACTCGGTGCTGCCGGTGGCCGATGGCTCGCCCGACCGCGTCGTCGGGGTGGTCAAGGCGCGCGAGGTGCTCCGCGTGCTGCTCGCCGGTCAGCCGGTCGATTTGAGCGCGCTCATGAAGAAACCTGACGTGGTGCCCGACCAGCTCGACGCGATGGACGCGCTGCGCAGCCTGCAGCAGGCCGAAGTCGCGATGGCGATGGTGCACGACGAATACGGCCACCTTGAAGGGATCGTCACGCCGGTCGATCTGCTGACCGCCATCGTCGGCAACTTCGCCAGCGATCAGGACCTGGGCGAGGCGCCCACGATCACCGAGCGGGAAGACGGCAGCC is part of the Altererythrobacter sp. TH136 genome and harbors:
- a CDS encoding OmpA family protein, whose translation is MKTSRKFTAAIAAVSLVGVSACVTDPNTGEQKISRAAIGGVLGAGGGALLGGLIGGRTARIAGAVAGGALGGYAGYRMDNQIRELKDQTAGSGIDVNEVDGGQAILVNLPEGVTFTTGSYQINSGFQTLLDRVAASLQQYPNSLVDVYGYTDTVGSATSNQRLSEQRAQAVANYLISRGVSSSRIRWLGFGETNLKVQTGDNVNEPANRRVEVKIIPISQAEANAAN
- a CDS encoding hemolysin family protein, which produces MTPFPWTDVLIIAGLLLLNGVFAMSELAIVSAKPSRLKAIADRGSKGAKVAQALAGDPGKFLSTVQIGITMVGIVAGAYSGSSLGGPVGERLAALGIPAEYAPEAGFALVIAITTYFSVVVGELVPKQIALRAAVPIALIAAQPMALLSRVAMPVVWLLDTSSSLLIRLLGVRAAGQGTVTSEELHMIFTEATHSGVIEKGQSQILAGVVRLAERPVRELMTPRTELDWLDLNAPEVDLRARIDASPHSVLPVADGSPDRVVGVVKAREVLRVLLAGQPVDLSALMKKPDVVPDQLDAMDALRSLQQAEVAMAMVHDEYGHLEGIVTPVDLLTAIVGNFASDQDLGEAPTITEREDGSLLISGALPADQLADRLCIDLPEDREFATAAGYVLWSLKKLPEEGESFVDQGWRIEVIDMDGRKIDKLLAVCL
- a CDS encoding ATPase domain-containing protein; this translates as MDNCATGVPGLDEILAGGLFRGRLYLVEGSPGTGKTTLASQFLMEGARNGETGLYITLSETEEELRAGAASHGWAFDPKFEIFELAPPESLLNDQQEQSLLYSSDLELGETTRRIFEAFERVKPSRVVLDSLSEIRLLAQSSLRYRRQILALKHYFAKNSATVMMLDDLTAEALDKTVHSVAHAVIRLEELSPTYGAERRRLRVLKYRGRRYRGGYHDFVIDTGGTRVFPRLISAEHRASFKRETVPVLNTALNDLLGGGLPRGASNLILGPAGTGKSLLTLTFIQAAVERGENAAMFVFDEELGLLFERAKGMGIDLQAKVDAGRLIIEQIDAAELTPGEFSERVRRCVEKYGARTVVIDSLNGFQAAMPEEQALILHMHELLQYLNRQGATTFLTVAQHGLVGDMKSPVDVTYLADTVILLRYFEALGRVRRAISVVKKRTGPHEDTIREYMIGPSGITLGEPLVGFQGVLRGVPDLVGDPVGLLDTSTA
- a CDS encoding ATP-binding protein; its protein translation is MNRTLSERAIVLAPLGRDAAVATAVLAEAGLDAAAVADVPGFVAALREGAGFAIVTEDALRGSDLRAVAEFLAEQAEWSDFPFIVLTARGGGIERNPAASRLLEMLGNVTFLERPFHPTSLVSLARSARRARLRQYEARRRLEEIREGQERMSLALSAGRLGSWSFHLATGDLTTSPEGKAHYGRAPDEPLTLEDLRDAIHPDDLPRWEQAVAGSVESGRDLDIEYRCIWPDRSLHRVKINGRIERDAADVAVRIVGVSQDVTSARATEHRRAALLALGDGLRNKLEPTEMTFLAAEILSTTLGVSRAGYGIIDPAAETITIERDWNQPGTRSIAGVLQFRDYGSYIEELKRGETVVVADARLDPRTADTASELEAIHARSFINMPLIDHNNFVALLFLNHEHVREWTPAELAFVRDVADRTHAAVERRVAEQALASLAENLEQQVDERTRESEAAQEQLRQSQKMEAVGQLTGGLAHDFNNLLMGVSGALDLIGRRAKQERFAEIPKYLEMAEGGIARAAGLTHRLLAFSRRQTLDPKPTDLKSVVANLADFLQRSVGPSISVTVQHQMTLWPTLIDQNQFENALLNLCINARDAMPDGGEIVIETENRTVDQTGSAADAPEPGDYVRITVSDTGTGMAADIIERAFDPFYTTKPLGEGTGLGLSMVYGFVRQSGGHVRIESQVGEGTAVHLYFPRSEHREAIATAPSRQERRDQPNRGETVMIVDDEVLIRTLVAESLEELGYRTIQASDGVQALGMIGDASGIDLLITDVGLPNGLNGRQLADAARTRRPDLNVLFITGYAENTVFGDAPLDGGMHLLTKPFELGELARRVSELTRAQT